One segment of Coffea arabica cultivar ET-39 chromosome 7c, Coffea Arabica ET-39 HiFi, whole genome shotgun sequence DNA contains the following:
- the LOC113699843 gene encoding uncharacterized protein — MLEPQRWALYIDGSSNSEGSGAGLLLEDPHGDAYLYALRFDFPASNNETEYEAVIVLGEYEAREESMQRYLSKLHQLAAYFESFEIQGIPRSQNRRADALSRLASTSFSTLNKTVLVEVLAEPGYVEDKVYPVASGDTWMTPLVKFLGQDILPDDKTEARGVQRKAARYALHNGCLYKRSYLGLWLRCVTPKEGERILQEIHEGLCGAHVGYRMLVKKTLLLGYFWPTLRQDAQLLLLCCLSYQHHAPEHHQSTNLMVPITLPRVIISDNGKQFADNPLKAWCENLGIKQHFTSVGHPQSNGQVKNSNRTLLHGFKTRLHQLESSWVDELPSVLWSYRTTSRSATQETPFALTYGSKAVVPAEFITPSSRMATFTAEVNDEKRKIDLDLTEEKKDASAARIALYKNILANYYNVRVRHL; from the exons ATGCTTGAGCCTCAAAGATGGGCCTTGTATATAGATGGTTCTTCTAACAGTGAGGGTAGCGGAGCCGGACTGCTCCTCGAAGACCCTCACGGAGATGCGTACTTATATGCTCTCCGTTTTGATTTCCCCGCCTCCAATAACGAAACTGAATACGAGGCTGTCATC GTACTAGGGGAATATGAAGCCAGGGAGGAATCCATGCAACGGTACCTCTCTAAACTCCACCAATTGGCAGCTTATTTCGAGTCCTTTGAAATTCAAGGGATACCCCGGTCTCAGAACCGGCGAGCTGATGCTCTGTCCAGACTTGCCTCTACTTCATTTTCTACCCTCAACAAGACAGTTCTCGTGGAGGTTCTGGCCGAACCCGGTTACGTGGAGGACAAAGTCTATCCGGTGGCATCGGGGGACACTTGGATGACCCCGTTAGTCAAGTTTTTGGGTCAAGACATTCTTCCAGATGACAAGACCGAGGCAAGAGGAGTGCAGCGCAAGGCGGCCCGATATGCACTCCACAACGGCTGCCTCTATAAGCGATCTTATCTCGGCCTATGGTTGCGATGCGTCACCCCGAAAGAGGGAGAGCGCATCCTTCAAGAGATACACGAGGGACTCTGTGGAGCTCACGTTGGTTATCGGATGCTGGTCAAAAAGACCTTGCTTCTCGGCTATTTTTGGCCAACTCTTAGACAAGATGCCCAACTTTTGCTACTCTGTTGCCTTTCTTATCAGCACCATGCTCCGGAGCACCACCAATCGACCAATCTCATGGTCCCTATCAC TTTGCCCAGAGTCATCATCTCAGATAATGGGAAGCAATTTGCGGATAATCCCTTAAAAGCATGGTGTGAGAACCTGGGAATCAAACAACACTTCACCTCGGTGGGACACCCCCAATCTAATGGACAAGTTAAAAACTCCAACCGAACGCTCCTCCATGGGTTCAAGACTAGGTTACATCAGCTCGAATCCTCTTGGGTAGACGAACTCCCTAGTGTGCTGTGGTCCTATCGAACCACGTCGAGATCTGCCACTCAAGAAACACCATTCGCCTTAACCTATGGATCTAAGGCCGTAGTCCCTGCTGAGTTTATTACTCCAAGTTCTCGCATGGCAACCTTCACTGCTGAGGTGAATGATGAAAAACGAAAAATTGACCTCGATCTAACTGAGGAAAAAAAGGATGCCTCAGCAGCCCGAATAGCCTTGTACAAGAACATCCTAGCCAATTACTACAACGTCCGAGTCAGACACCTTTAG